The following are encoded together in the Lepidochelys kempii isolate rLepKem1 chromosome 7, rLepKem1.hap2, whole genome shotgun sequence genome:
- the GOT1 gene encoding aspartate aminotransferase, cytoplasmic yields the protein MAAGSVFAHVPRAPPVVVFRLTADFREDADPRKVNLGLGAYRTDEGQPWVLPVVKKVEQKIANDASLSHEYLPILGLPEFRANASRIALGEDSRAIKENRVGGVQCLGGTGALCIGAEFLRRWYNGTNNTATPVYVSSPSWENHNSVFANAGFKDIRTYRYWDAAKRGLDLEGLLEDMESAPEFSIFVLHACAHNPTGTDPTLEQWKQIAAVMKRRFLFPFFDSAYQGFASGCLDRDAWAVRYFVSEGFELFCAQSFSKNFGLYNERVGNLNVVGKDADNMQRVLSQMEKIVRAIWSNPPSQGAHIVATTLACPQLLTEWKDNVKTMADRVSLMRSELRARLQALGTPGTWNHITEQIGMFSFTGLNPKQVEYMIKEKHIYLMANGRINMCGLTTKNLDYVASSIHEAVTKFQ from the exons ATGGCCGCCGGCTCCGTCTTCGCCCACGTCCCGCGCGCCCCGCCCGTCGTCGTCTTCCGGCTCACGGCCGACTTCCGGGAGGACGCGGACCCGCGGAAAGTCAACCTGGGGCTGGGCG CCTATCGCACAGATGAGGGGCAGCCCTGGGTCCTGCCAGTAGTGAAGAAAGTCGAACAGAAGATCGCCAATGATGCCAGCTTGAGCCATGAATACCTGCCAATCCTCGGCCTGCCTGAGTTCCGGGCCAACGCTTCAAGGATCGCGCTTGGGGAAGACAGTCGTGCTATCAAGGAGAATCGT GTAGGAGGCGTTCAGTGCTTGGGTGGGACTGGTGCTCTTTGCATTGGAGCAGAATTCCTGCGGCGCTGGTACAATGGAACCAACAACACAGCAACTCCTGTCTACGTCTCTTCTCCTTCCTGGG AGAACCATAACTCTGTGTTTGCGAACGCTGGCTTTAAGGACATCCGGACCTATCGCTACTGGGATGCTGCTAAGAGGGGGCTGGACCTGGAGGGGCTCCTGGAGGACATGGAG AGTGCACCGGAGTTCTCCATCTTTGTTCTGCATGCCTGTGCGCACAACCCAACTGGCACAGACCCCACCCTGGAGCAGTGGAAACAGATTGCTGCTGTCATGAAG CGCCGGTTCCTGTTCCCATTCTTTGACTCAGCCTATCAGGGCTTTGCCTCCGGCTGCCTGGACAGAGACGCCTGGGCCGTGCGGTACTTTGTCTCTGAGGGCTTCGAACTCTTCTGTGCTCAGTCCTTCTCCAAGAACTTCGGGCTCTACA ATGAGCGAGTGGGGAACCTGAATGTGGTGGGGAAGGATGCTGACAACATGCAGCGTGTTCTTTCCCAGATGGAGAAGATTGTCCGTGCCATCTGGTCCAACCCTCCCTCACAAGGAGCACATATTGTGGCTACCACCCTTGCCTGCCCGCAGCTCTTGACTGAGTG GAAGGACAATGTGAAAACGATGGCTGATCGGGTCTCGCTAATGCGGTCAGAGCTCAGGGCTCGGCTCCAGGCTCTTGGGACCCCAGGCACCTGGAATCACATCACTGAGCAGATCGGCATGTTCAGTTTCACAGGGCTGAACC CTAAGCAAGTGGAGTACATGATCAAGGAGAAGCACATCTACCTGATGGCCAATGGACGCATCAACATGTGCGGCCTGACCACCAAGAACCTGGACTATGTGGCCAGCTCCATCCACGAAGCTGTCACCAAGTTCCAGTGA